In a genomic window of Chryseobacterium sp. G0162:
- a CDS encoding PPC domain-containing DNA-binding protein gives MKIQNFKGNQWSARKVDQVYIVSLKNHSNIVEALVDFVQHQNIQSGEVTGIGAVSEATLRFFSFKTKKYVDKTFNEQMEVANISGNVSVIEEKPILHLHVTLGREDYTALAGHLLEAKVHGAGEFIFYPLNTRTVKTKDLETGINFYDFEK, from the coding sequence ATGAAAATACAAAACTTCAAAGGAAACCAATGGTCAGCAAGAAAGGTAGATCAGGTTTATATTGTCAGCCTTAAGAATCATTCCAATATCGTAGAAGCTTTAGTAGACTTTGTTCAACATCAGAATATCCAGTCAGGAGAAGTTACCGGAATTGGAGCTGTGAGTGAAGCAACACTTAGGTTTTTTAGCTTTAAGACCAAAAAATATGTGGATAAAACATTCAATGAACAAATGGAAGTTGCCAATATCTCAGGAAATGTTTCTGTAATAGAGGAAAAACCCATACTTCATTTGCATGTTACCTTGGGAAGAGAAGATTATACAGCTTTAGCGGGGCATCTTTTAGAAGCAAAAGTACATGGAGCCGGAGAGTTTATTTTTTATCCTTTAAATACCCGGACGGTAAAAACGAAAGATTTGGAAACCGGAATTAACTTCTATGATTTTGAAAAATAA
- a CDS encoding Crp/Fnr family transcriptional regulator, with product MFDVLLSHIQNKVEINDEQKELIQSFFTVKKLKKKQYLLQEGDICKCLSFVSKGLLKSYFPDEKGNEHINMFAFEGWWISDFNSFIHQEKAVLNIDAVEDTEILMITLENYEEMMLEIPAMDRYFRILYQNSLVTKDYRLIVYNGYTAEEKYLQLAHKNPEMIKRVPHNLIASYLGLAPETISRIRKKNSLNNT from the coding sequence ATGTTCGATGTGCTACTGTCCCATATTCAGAATAAAGTTGAGATTAATGATGAACAGAAAGAGCTGATTCAGTCCTTTTTTACAGTCAAAAAATTGAAGAAAAAACAATACCTACTACAGGAAGGAGATATTTGTAAATGTCTTTCATTTGTAAGCAAAGGATTGTTAAAGTCTTATTTTCCTGATGAAAAAGGAAATGAGCATATCAATATGTTTGCTTTTGAAGGCTGGTGGATCTCCGATTTCAATAGTTTTATTCATCAGGAAAAAGCAGTTTTAAATATTGATGCGGTAGAAGATACTGAAATATTAATGATTACCTTGGAAAACTATGAGGAAATGATGCTGGAGATCCCCGCAATGGACCGTTATTTCAGAATTCTGTACCAAAACAGTCTCGTTACCAAGGATTATAGACTTATAGTGTACAATGGTTATACTGCTGAAGAAAAATACCTGCAACTGGCCCATAAAAATCCGGAAATGATTAAACGGGTTCCTCATAATCTCATCGCATCTTATCTTGGACTGGCTCCTGAAACCATAAGCAGGATCCGTAAAAAGAATTCCCTGAATAATACTTGA
- a CDS encoding SDR family oxidoreductase codes for MENTENIALVVGATGITGSNLAEELIAQGWKTYGLSRNPNNCIAGLLPVKADLLDEHSLIEALEGISPTHVYFTTWMRNDTEEENIRINSMLVRNLLNIVSPKKSVQHVALVTGLKHYLGPFESYVKEGRLPETPVREEHPRLPLPNFYYAQEDEIYKASERDGFTWSIHRPHTVVGYAVGNLMNIAATVAVYASICKETGRKFIWPGSEAQWNGISDITDAKILAEQLVWASNTETAKNQAFNITNGEVFRWKWLWKRLADWFGIEAEGFNGTIRPLEKELENDQKTWKVIAEKYSLKEKNLDRLSSAWHTDLDLGRPLEVMCDLSKSRKLGFTAYKRTEDSFIEVFERLRAENIIP; via the coding sequence ATGGAAAATACAGAAAATATTGCATTGGTAGTAGGAGCTACCGGAATTACAGGGAGTAATCTGGCTGAAGAACTCATTGCACAGGGCTGGAAAACGTATGGGCTATCAAGAAATCCCAATAATTGCATTGCAGGTCTTCTTCCTGTAAAAGCAGATTTGTTGGATGAGCATAGTCTTATCGAAGCATTGGAGGGCATCTCTCCTACTCATGTTTATTTCACAACCTGGATGCGAAATGATACGGAAGAAGAAAATATTCGGATCAACAGTATGCTTGTACGAAATCTGCTGAATATAGTATCTCCTAAGAAATCAGTTCAGCATGTGGCATTAGTTACCGGATTAAAACATTACCTGGGGCCTTTCGAATCTTATGTTAAAGAAGGGAGATTACCGGAAACACCTGTTCGTGAAGAACATCCAAGACTTCCGCTTCCCAATTTTTATTATGCTCAGGAAGATGAAATTTATAAAGCGTCTGAAAGAGATGGTTTTACATGGAGTATTCATCGCCCTCACACCGTTGTAGGATATGCTGTTGGCAACTTAATGAATATTGCTGCAACCGTGGCAGTCTATGCCAGTATCTGTAAAGAAACAGGAAGGAAATTTATTTGGCCTGGATCTGAAGCACAATGGAACGGGATTTCAGACATCACAGATGCTAAAATTCTGGCTGAACAATTAGTTTGGGCTTCCAACACAGAAACTGCAAAAAATCAAGCTTTCAATATTACAAATGGAGAGGTTTTCCGATGGAAATGGCTTTGGAAAAGACTGGCAGATTGGTTTGGTATAGAAGCAGAAGGTTTCAACGGTACAATAAGACCGCTGGAAAAAGAGCTGGAAAACGATCAGAAAACTTGGAAAGTCATTGCTGAGAAGTATAGTCTGAAAGAGAAAAATTTAGACAGATTATCTTCGGCTTGGCATACCGATTTAGACCTTGGCAGACCTCTTGAAGTGATGTGTGATCTGTCAAAAAGCAGGAAATTGGGCTTCACTGCCTATAAAAGGACAGAAGATTCTTTTATCGAAGTATTTGAAAGACTGCGCGCTGAAAATATAATTCCATAA